aatcaaccagtggccaagtcttacttcccgacgaagtaaaaatctgtgaaagtgagttatagtcccacttttaaaatctaatatttttgggatgagaatacatgcaggttttataaatgatttacaaaatagacacaagtacgtgaaactacattctatggttgaattatcgaaatcgaatatgcccctttttattaagtctggtaatctaagaattagggaacagacaccctaattgacgcgaatcctaaagatagatctattgggcctaacgaaccccatccaaagtaccggatgctttagtacttcgaaatttatatcatatccgaagggtgtcccggaatgatggggatattcttatatatgcatcttgttaatgtcggttaccaggtgttcaccatataaatgatttttatctctatgtatgggatgtgtattgaaatatgaaatcttgtggtctattattatgatttgatatatataggttaaacctataactcaccaacatttttgttgacgttttaagcatgtttattctcaggtgattattaagagcttccgctgtcgcatacttaaataaggacgagatttggagtccatgcttgtatgatattgtgtaaaaactgcattcaagaaacttattttattgtaacatatttgtattgtaaaccattatgtaatggtcgtgtgtaaacaggatattttagattatcattatttgataatctacgtaaagctttttaaacctttattgatgaaataaaggttatggtttgttttaaaatgaatgcagtcattgaaaaacgtctcatatagaggtcaaaacctcgcaacgaaatcaattaatatggaacgtttttaatcaataataacgggacatttcaaaatcttcatcatcacatatgatgaagatgcataaacttgtgtaaaaaggacaaaggttgaagtttTATTGGGTttgtgcaataaagaggcaaccttgatgttcaaaacttgtagaatgatagcttttactcttagttgtgtgttgatggttgaaacttggtcaaagtgatgctaaaacatcaaagagttgtacacttgaagcttacacgcatcaaggatgagaaccgtgatgagcatcaagcactaagaaacccaccggagcacttgtttgctgtttttcggggcctgatcagactcctggacttctggaaaattgatttttagatagttcgtttcgagtagatgacttttcgtttaggcctcgcctaaatccaatatacggtttaggatttatagccttccgaaagtcactacgtctttgtaacgacgtgctgaaaattctgacataCTCATACTTAaaacgtcgccacggtcaaacgaagacgagttaggttctgaaaattggatagcggttagaggactcacatacggagtctTGGACACTGACCAcacgtcttttcgttttgtatagaggtcgtagcagctgtccgaagtcagccttttgtttcgatctctattcttgttgaaaacctactttatcttttacgaatgatgatgacgatgatgatgtttaggactttacttaagtacttttaaaccttttgggacaatatactgacttagtgacctttgacttaggttgacgacctttccgaccgacttactacctgcatacttttcatatcgacttttactgcttattcactgtgagttatagctcccttattactttaactatttttgagactgagaatacatgcgctttttatgttttacatactagacacgagtacttaaactttatatatgtgtgggtgatataacggcacaaagattccccttagcacggtaacgtttaatcattggtttttgaaccggtgaacgcgaatattagatatggatccatagggtttgacatccccactcgggctagtcgcgctagcatttaacgggtgtttgatacttcgaggacatacgcactcgccaagtgtagttttaggggtattactattacattaagttagttaccgggtgcccacggttaagcatatacttttcatactgttttgaatacgaaatctcgtggtctacattacattactgattacaaacaaactatagctcaccaacattcgtgttgaccttttaagcgtgtatttctcaggtgtttagacgttgttgcttccgctgttagacttgctgtcttgatgttatagacttgctgttacagactcgttgtgttagacttccgctgcattacttagagatgtctcaatcatggaacttttatcttgcattcacaacttatgttatttgaataatggcttgtaacgacctttgtgtcacgttatcttttgtaaaacgttatcctttttgaatgcaaaacttgttttaaaacagcatgtagtattgtaccgtgtaatggacctgttgttgacgattcgtacatgatgattttgtacagggcgtcacataTATCAAACAACTTTCATTTATTTACAcatcatatcatatatcatatctAGCTTATATATCTCCACATAATACCAAAAAACATTGATATATACCATAATTAGTTACCATTTGCAAGAGGATGTATTGTTTAGATTAGCTTAttatattatatagtaatatagtaatagtaatcatTTACAAGACGATGTGTTGTTTAGATTAGCTTATTATTTTGAGACTTATGGGCTtaataaactccattttgtggattATCATCTTATTGACTCGAGTatattcttttttctttttttgaaaacgGAATTATTTGACttttaagaaataaaataaaagttgaCCAAAAAGCAAAAGTCGAACAAAAACCTAATCCGACCACCTTCTCCATAGGCTGATATTCTCATTTCAATTTTTAATAAATTTACTACATTTTATGCATTAAGAAGTTCTACAACTTATTAATAAGTTCTACAAGTCAACCCACTCTAGTGGTCTAGTGACTCACTCATTTACACTTGGGTATTGGTATGGAAGtggagaggtctcaagttcgagtccctcTCCTTGAGAAGATCCGTGGAATTTATTTCCTAAAAGCTGGATTGTCTCGAAGAAGTTTTACAGACCCGTATTCAGGACTCGGGTAGCATGGATTCCATTTCATCGAGACACTCAAATTTCATTTCCTAACATGGTTTCCATTTCATTGAGATATGGCGGAATCATGTGCACAAGTCATGTCGGGTTTGGCCTTATATTGAGTGCGGCCATCCATGTTTTTTGACTAACTGGGTTGGACACAATTGCATCTAACTACCTAATGAAACTACCATTACACATCATGATCTAATTTACAACCTGTTACTAGTAGAGCTAGTTTTAAAAATCTTGCATATGCAATTAGATGCATTGTCTTCTATATCTAAAAAACCAGTTTAGGTAACACTGCACATGTTATCACCACATAAAATCCAAACACCAATTTGGTGGGGGTGAAAATTTAGGCACAACTATCCTATTCTATTGTACTAGTACAATTATAGTAGACTAGACCAAATCAAGTGTTTTCATATAAATGAATAACTTAGCAGACCAAAATCATCATTCAGCAACAAAACGACTTTACAGAACCGTACAGATTTCCATGGTTACTGATTAAAAAACACTTTCGAAAAGTATCTGCTAACCTTCAAGCTACGATtacaaaacatatatatataatcaaagctTTTCATCAAAAAACCACTTGCTCTCTCGAtcaatcttcatcatcttctgaactCTCATATGCTGCAAGCAGGCTTGTAATGGGGTTGGTCACTTTTACACCTTCATTATCTGCTTTGTTCAGATTCAATGGCCGATTTTCATCTGCTGTATCAACCGGCACATTACTTTTAGATGGAACAGGCTCAGTTGAAACCTTATGTCGCTTTGGTTTGACTTCCACTAACTTTTTCAGTAAATCTTGTTGTCTGTCGAAAACATTACATCAGGCAAGAATTGTTTAGACATATGATAACAGTATAAAATTCATAAAGCAAGTGTATCGGGCAGGTTAAGTAACAGGTGAAAACAAGTTAGATTGTAAGTAACAAGTCTGGCTGGTTGGGTAACGGGTGAAAACAGGTTTAGGTTGTAAGTAATTCTTTTCCTAGTATGGATCAAAACAAGGCAACGTCTTACTCGTATTTTTTTATTCTTTTGAAAAAcattatttttgtaaaaattaataattaataaattattataataataaactaATATGTAGTTTTGAAGATTGTGTGCTTTAAATGGGGTGACCTAAATTGAACCGTTATTAGTTATGCACAATTCAAATCATCCCATTtgtaagtaaatgggtcaaaaccGCCACCtgtataaatatagatataaagaGACCGGGACGCACCTTATTCCAGTCTTTGCTTTTGGCTCAACACGAAGCGGCAATGGAATCACAGCTGGTGATGAATCAGCAATACTTGCAGCTTTGTTACAAGGAGTCAAAGATAAAACAAATAATAAAGAGTAGATGTAATACAGTAAATAACCCAAATTGACTGTTTGACCCATTAGTCAAGAtttattttggtctcgggggttaTCTTTACTTTGTCCCTATTGAAATATGAGCCAAATCTATTATTATGAATATCTACTACTAGAGGTGTTAGCAATTCAGAAGCCCCAACTTTATAAAAATATCACATACGACCTTATATGCATGCAAACCTAATCGGGCTAATCCTAACATCGTTTAAAAGTGAATCGCAAAATCTCAATTTGTAGTTGATATGGGTTCAGTTAAAGGTAAATTTTCGATACAATGAAGTTTCCTTAGCAAAAACTTCACAATGCAAGATATCACAATTTATAAGTAGCACAGGGCTAGTCTTGAATATTCAAAATGCCTACAGGTTATATTCAAGAAGAGTTCTTATAGAATCAGCTTTCAATCACTCTACTACTTTGTTCATATACCTTTTTTACAAAACTCAGACTTCTACGATATATACCGTTTTAAAATGAATATACCTttaaatacttttatttcataaagATGTTTATGTTTATAAAAACATAGTGAGGACTTTAAATACTGATATACTCTAAGAACATAGTATAATGGATGTCACAAAACATAGGCTCACTGGTTATATAGGTCACTTGAGTGACCAATGGCGACATCATAACCCATCACTGATCCATTACCAAGTAACCTATGACAAATTCAAGGATATTTTAAATGCAGCAAAAGCTCGTTTTTCAGTGCGACGTAATAACCGTTCTGCGTCCTCTTCTGCTTCCATCTGCTCTTTGAGATAGAGCAGATCATCACTATCCAAGGCTGCAAATTCAAACTTAAGAAAAGCACGACAACGactaaatatgataaaaactatttAAACAATATGAAAACAAAGTACAAAAAAAAAAGCAATAAAAAGTTCTTATTATACCGCCTCGTCCATGAAGGTAGCCACCACGTTCACCTGCTACCTCTTGCATCTGTGTACATTAACCAAGCAATCGGACAAGCCAGGATCCCTGCAGGGCATGTTATCAGAATAACTGTCTAAAACCACATTATTATTCATCAATTTAATACAGTAAATGCAAATTCAATGTGATATGGATGTCCATGTAAACTACTATACATCTATTAACAGTTTCATCACGTTTTCCCAACGTTTAAATCGTTATGTTTTTACACTTCGGTTCATCAGAATCAAGTGCCGAATACTAGTAATAGTATATCCTTTAAACATTTCCCCACTATAACCATCCCAAGATAGCCCAGTGGTTGGGGCCCttgagttccttgcaagaggttTGAGGTTAATATTTTGTGGTGGCTAGGGAATGGTTGGAAACAGCTAGGGAGTAACCCTGCTGCATACAtcagtatggggtcggattactcgtaCTCCTGGGTAGCCAAACAGGGAAAAACCTTCTACCTTTATTGTTTAAATTTCCCCACTATCCTCATCTATCATCTTCAATAGTCATTCACATAAAATCTTCAATAAACTCGGATTAAATTTATGTTTTAGTTTATGTTAAAGTGTTGGTAGCTGTAGCTTCTAGCCGAATGCAATATACACATGGACAAacgtatacaaaaaaaaaaaaaaaaaaaaaaaaaaaaaaaaaaaaatcacatacAGTTACAACtaaaaaaaccctaattttatagcGATATAGGTTAAATGTAAGCACATATACATACAAAACAATCACAAATAACAAAAGTAAAATTAATAAAAGGGTAAACAGGATTCGCTAACCTTCGCAACCATTCGTTGAAAAGTTATATCTTCTTCATCAATTCTATCTTTCCCCTTTCCTGATTTTTTATCTACAATTCACATACAAAAACAATCAAAcaaaaattaaaactttaaaatttgGGGGAAATTAATGGAATTTTATTTACCCTTTGGATCAGAAAGATTTGTGTATTCCCGGACTTCTCTTCCGGCCATAATTCAGGTGATATTTTCGCCGTCGATACGAAATTACTGATTTTGAGTATGCGTTGTTTGGGAAACGGAAACCTAACCCTTCTTCCTACAAACTTTGTACGAAATTTtgattattctattattattaaacgAAAAATAGTAAATCGCGACTTTTTAATAGATCAGGGGAGCAATACGTAATTAAATAATTCATAAGGGCCGTTTTGCAAAGTAGGAAAATTTAGAAAAATTAGTTGACAATTTTTCTTTTGTCACCCAAACTTTCACCTTCATTCACAAAATGAAAAATCCTTTGTGAAACTAACTCTGTTGCTCCATCGATCGATTATCCTCGCCATTTTTGCCGCTCCATGTGAGTTATCGTTTAATAACCgtactttgtattattaccattTTATGCTGAAATTTGCTCTCATTGTTTCTATCGCCGTTTTCGCATTCGTAAACCCTAGTTTGTTTCTTTCAAATTTGAAATTACCACTTTAGTTCTCACAAATTTGTGTTGATTACACTTTTATTTCATTGCTTAATCTTAAAACCTAACATTTTAGGTGCTGATacttgtgtgtatgtgtgtgttattgATATTTGATGTGTTGTTTGGACTGTAGATGGCTTGTGGAATTCAAATCTTAGGGCTGAAGTATTGTTCATTCTCTAAAATTGTGAATGAAATTGATGAAACATCTTCACGTCCCATTGCTAAGGAAAATTGTGATTCAGTGTTTCAAAGGAAAGATAAGCATAGCTTATTCACAAGCTTATTGCCATTCCGTTGCGAAAGGTAATTGATTTATCAACCATATGATATGTTAATTTGCTTTAGTGGTTGAGCATTTCACATATCACTTGAGTAAGGTTTTGTAGTTATGTAGTTTCTATTTCTTCAACTTCTTGATGATATGTGTGGTCGTGCGGTTAAAGGTTAATAAGGAAATATAGATGTTTTTCTTTCATTTCTTACGCTTGTTCCTAGTACCGAGATCTATTTTTTAGAGTATATCTGGAATCTACTAAGATAAGAAAATGCATACAAAACGAGTTTCGTCAATGAGAAATTCAACAACCACAATGTGTGTGGTATATGCATAAGAACGTTGTTCTTTGGATGCATATCGTGTTTGGTTTGTTGTTGGGAATGATTAGGGGAATGGGAATAGGTATGAGTGGGAATGATTATGGGTATGAGCTTAGGTATTGATGTCTCTTTTCTAAATTGGTTGTCTGGTTTGATAGTTGTGTATGGAAAACTCAAAACACAAAATTCCTAAAAATCACTAAGTTTTATAGCATAAATGTCCAATTAGTTTTCATCTGTATAATTCCTCAAAGCTTACATAGTCAAAATCCCTTATTAAAAAGTGTAAAAAAGGATATTTTCAATTTCATGTGTCTTACTCCAAAACTGAAGGCAATAATTCCAAAACCAAAAGTCAGCTATAGAAATATCAAAAAAttaaactaatactactaaaaattAAATTCAGACAACAACAAACAAAGAAAcagtaacaataacaattttttaaGATTCTAGCGCAATAATTGTACAATAAAAAGAAAACGCAAATTTAGTCTGTTGCCAAATTACGCAATGTGGTTGTCGGTGCGGGAAGGTATTATCAGTTATCAGCTGCTTCCCAGAATACATAGGTTTCTGAATTTCTATCCTGTAAAACATACAGATGGTAATCTACCCATTTGGGTTGAATCGAATCGGGTATGCACTGAACCGTGGATTCGTAAAGTAATCCAGCTTTTTCAGAAAGGTTTGATTCCGAATCGATTGATGGTGGGTTAGTGTTTTGATGAAAGAAACATTGTAACCAAATTTTAAGAAACACGTTTCGAAATCAGATTGTCTCAGTTTGTTCAGCTGAAAGTGTTTAACGGTCGCCAAATTAAGAAAAGGATAATTTTAATACTTGGTGACTAAAAATGGTTTTCCAGATTCCCAGTAAAGTATGTCTACTGTTGCGATGCAAATAAAATGAATCTGATTGGTTATCTTTTCTGGAATTGCTTATTAGATTTTGTTGAATATTAAAAATAGTTTTTTctggaatatatatataatatatatatatatatatatatatatatatatatatatatatattgtatattacaTATATGATATAGATAAATTTATTGTCATTCATAGGGTACAATGTTCCAAATTATATGGTACGTCGTACCAGATAGCGAAACGAAATGAACCTACTCCCCGTATCGGATTCATGGCACCTAGTCAACACCACAAACCTGATTCTGCATACCCAAAACAAAGTGAACCCTGTTTCTGGCAACTTTGGCCAAGTGAGTTTGATACTTTGATGCATAAAACCTTGTAAATTATATTTCTCAAAGGATTATTATTAAATTCATATTAGTTTCTTATCATTTTTGACAGGAGTTTGGCCTGTACTAACCCACCCACTTAACAACTATGGCCAAAAGTGAGTTTGACCTGTACTAATGAACGCCATTATGACTCATTACTAACCCACCCAGTTAGCCACATCAACTGGAACCACCTTGTACTAATTACTAAACCCAAGTCTCTAAAAACCCTAGGGTGGTCGACTCTGCAACATTTCCGACGATGACAACTACATTGTACTAATGCCCGAGGGTCGGTTATACCCTTTTTTACATTGTACTAAAATTATCTCTCTAAATATTAACCCTAGTGTGGTCCATTCTTTGCAACAGTTTCCCGCGACGACAACATAGTTGGAAAATGGCTTTTGCTTTAAACACCGGTGGTTTACCAAACAATGGTGACCAAGAAAGCATCAATGGCGACACACCCTCTGGGCTGGGTCAAACAAGATTGGGCCGCCTAGTAACCGCAGGGTCAAGACAGCTACTAGCCAAGCTAAACTCAGCTAGAAAGAACTTCCCCATGAAGGTATTTCTTCTACTCCTCGGTTTCTATACCGCAAACGCACTAGCCACCATCCTCGGTCAAACGGGGGACTGGGACGTTTTAGTGGCGGGTGTCGTGGTGGCCGCTATTGAAGGGATAGGTATGCTTATGTATAAGAAGTCGAAATCTGTATCTAGTAGTAGCAATAGCAGTAGCAAGAGATTCGAGTCACTGATAGTGATGGTAAACTATTGGAAAGCTGGTGTTTGTTTGGGTCTGTTTGTAGATGCTTTTAAGTTAGGCAGTTAATCTTTGCCATATTGGTTTGCCCCAAAGTAAttatgttcttattattttttagcaTTCAACTCCTAA
This genomic window from Rutidosis leptorrhynchoides isolate AG116_Rl617_1_P2 chromosome 2, CSIRO_AGI_Rlap_v1, whole genome shotgun sequence contains:
- the LOC139889571 gene encoding uncharacterized protein, giving the protein MAGREVREYTNLSDPKDKKSGKGKDRIDEEDITFQRMVAKMQEVAGERGGYLHGRGALDSDDLLYLKEQMEAEEDAERLLRRTEKRAFAAFKKAASIADSSPAVIPLPLRVEPKAKTGIRQQDLLKKLVEVKPKRHKVSTEPVPSKSNVPVDTADENRPLNLNKADNEGVKVTNPITSLLAAYESSEDDED
- the LOC139892885 gene encoding ycf20-like protein, coding for MACGIQILGLKYCSFSKIVNEIDETSSRPIAKENCDSVFQRKDKHSLFTSLLPFRCESFPRRQHSWKMAFALNTGGLPNNGDQESINGDTPSGLGQTRLGRLVTAGSRQLLAKLNSARKNFPMKVFLLLLGFYTANALATILGQTGDWDVLVAGVVVAAIEGIGMLMYKKSKSVSSSSNSSSKRFESLIVMVNYWKAGVCLGLFVDAFKLGS